CGGCCTGGGATATGAAGAAATTTATTTATAAAACTGCAAAAGCCGGAGTTTCGGCTTGATGATATGAGTGGAATTAATGATTTTGTAGTAAGATTTGCCAACGTCAATGGTACGGGTTCGGCAAGTGCCAACAACTTACTTGGCAAAGCAATTTTCAGAATGGGTGTGCCGGTTTCCGGAAAAAATATTTTCCCGTCAAATATTCAGGGATTACCCACCTGGTATGAAGTTAGGGTAAGCGAGAAAGGATATTTGGGAAGAAAAGACGGAATTGATCTCATGGTGAGTGTCAATCCACAAAGTTTGAAAAAAGATATAGAAAGTGTAAAATCTGGTGGATATCTGATATTTGACAGCACTAAGAGTTTGCCCGAAAGTCATTGGAGAGCAGATATACATTTTTTAGGTATCCCTTTGATGGAAACCTGTGACCGCGAGTTCTCTGATCCCCGTCAAAAACAACTGCTCAAAAACATCATGTATGTGGGTGCTTTGGCTAAGCTACTTGATATCAGTCTGGAAGCGATTGAAGTTTTGCTTTCTGAACAATTTAAAGGAAAAGAAAAGCTTGTTTCACTCAACATGAAAGCCTTAAAATTGGGTAGTGATTATGTTGAACAAAATTTTAGTTTTCCATTGCCATTTAAGGTAGAAAAAAGAGATTTGGTAAAAGATGCAATCATGATTGATGGCAATGCAGCAACTGGTCTGGGAGCAGTTTACGGCGGTGCCTCTGTGGTGAGTTGGTATCCTATTACTCCATCTACTTCGGTGATTAGCTCTTTTGAAAAATATGCCCATAAGTTCAGAAAAGATCCTGAAACCGGTAAAAATAACTTTTCGGTGGTACAGGCTGAAGACGAACTTTCTGCAATCGGAATGGCCATTGGAGCCAATTGGAACGGTGCAAGAGCATTTACGGCAACCAGCGGGCCTGGTCTGTCTTTAATGAACGAGTTTTTGGGTTTGGCGTATTATTCAGAAATCCCTGTAGTTTTGGTTGATGTTCAGCGTGCAGGTCCTTCGACAGGTATGCCTACCCGTACACAGCAGTCTGATTTATTAATGGCAGCTTATGCTTCTCATGGGGATACCAAACATGTATTGTTAATTCCCTCAACGCCAACCGAATGCTTTGAGATGATGGCAGACTGTTTCGATATTGCAGAACAAATACAGTCACCTGTTTTGATGCTTACCGACCTTGATTTGGGGATGAACGAACACATGACGTCACCTTTCAAATGGAATCCTGACCGAAAATATAACAGGGGAAAAGTGCTAAATGCCGGGCAATTGGAAGAATATAAAGATTGGGGAAGATATCAGGACGATGATGGCGATGGAATACCTTACCGGACCCTTCCGGGAACCCATCCATCAAAAGGGGCGTATTTTACCCGTGGTTCATCTCATGATGAAAAAGCTGCATATTCTGAAGATTCTCCCACTTATGTGAAAATAATGGATAGGCTGGTCAGAAAAATAAAAACGGCTACCAAAATGCTTCCATTGCCCGAATACTACAATTGTGAAGAGAAATCAGATATTGGTTTAATTTATTTTGGCACCTCAAAATATGCTGCCGAAGAAGCAATTGATGAATTAAAAGCTGCCGGCAAGAATGTAAATGCTATGCGTTTGAGAGGTTTTCCTTTTATTGACGAAGTAGCTCAGTTTGTGGAGAATCACGAAATAGTGTATGTAGTTGAGCAAAACCGTGATGCTCAGATGCGGACATTGTTAATCAATGAACTGGAAGAAAATCCTAAAAAGCTGCGAAGGGTGCTCAATTATGATGGGACTCCTATCACTGCTCACCTTATTATTGATCAAATTGTTTAACTTTTGAATTGAGATTGAAATGTCATATATAAAACCAAAGTTTATCCATCCCAGGTCTCCCAAAAACAAACTGGGATATTCAAGACAATACTACGAAGGTTCATTGTCAACACTTTGTGCGGGTTGCGGTCATGATTCAATATCTGCAGCCATCATTGATGCTTGTTATGAATTGTCCATTGAGCCTCATAAAGTGGCCAAGCTTTCGGGAATAGGTTGTTCTTCAAAAACTCCGGCCTATTTTCTGAACAACTCACATGGTTTCAATTCGGTTCATGGCCGCATGCCTTCAGTGGCAACCGGAGCCAATCTGGCTAACCGCGACCTGATTTATCTCGGTGTTTCCGGCGATGGTGACTCAGCTTCAATTGGATTTGGACAATTTGCTCATGCTGTAAGACGAAATTTAAATATGACCTACATCGTGATGAACAATGGATGTTATGGTCTCACCAAAGGACAGGATTCTGCCACTGCAGATCATGGTTCTATCTCAAAAGGTGGTATTCCCAACACATTTGAAGGTATAGATATGTGTGCATTGGCAATACAGTTGGGAGCAAGCTATGTGGCTCAGAGTTTTAGTGGAGACAAGTCGCAATTGGTGCCACTTATCAAAGCAGCTCTTAATCATAAAGGGTTTTCATTTATCAATGTGATGTCGCCATGTGTCACCTTCAACAACAATACCGGATCTACTAAATCATATGATTATGTAAGGGAGCACAATGAGGCACTTTCAAGTATTGATTTTGTGCCTGTTAAAGAGGAAATTACAGCCAGCTATGAAGGCGAGGATATGGTTGAGTTACACGATGGTACTTTTCTGAAATTAAACAAACTCAACCAAAGTTGGGATCCAAAAGATAAACTTTCCATTATTAGTGCTCTACAGGTGGCTCATGATAAAAATGAAATCCTGACAGGGTTATTATATATTGATAATGATTCTATTGAATTAAATGAATTGATAAATACTACAGAGAAACCACTAAACACGCTTACCGAAGCAGAATTATGTCCCGGGTTGGATATTTTGGAGAAAATAAACAGTGGCTTGAGATAAAAAAACATTTAATATAAAAAAGGCTCTTTTCGAGCCTTTTTTTATGGGTATTGTTTCAAAATTTTGTCTGTTTCTTTTTTTGACAATTCAATGGCAGTGCCATGGCGGATTCCTTTGGGCATGTTTAATTTTTCAGAAACATCTTCCCAGGTTTTCATATCTTTGGACCTAATGCAGCCATACTTATGGTTAATATATTTATCAAAATACACATAAATATAACCATCTATTTGTAAGGTGGTAGGGCCTTCCGCCCAGTAATCGCCTGTGATTTTTTCTGATACTTTTGTTGAATAGT
The sequence above is a segment of the Cytophagaceae bacterium genome. Coding sequences within it:
- a CDS encoding 2-oxoacid:acceptor oxidoreductase subunit alpha, with the translated sequence MSGINDFVVRFANVNGTGSASANNLLGKAIFRMGVPVSGKNIFPSNIQGLPTWYEVRVSEKGYLGRKDGIDLMVSVNPQSLKKDIESVKSGGYLIFDSTKSLPESHWRADIHFLGIPLMETCDREFSDPRQKQLLKNIMYVGALAKLLDISLEAIEVLLSEQFKGKEKLVSLNMKALKLGSDYVEQNFSFPLPFKVEKRDLVKDAIMIDGNAATGLGAVYGGASVVSWYPITPSTSVISSFEKYAHKFRKDPETGKNNFSVVQAEDELSAIGMAIGANWNGARAFTATSGPGLSLMNEFLGLAYYSEIPVVLVDVQRAGPSTGMPTRTQQSDLLMAAYASHGDTKHVLLIPSTPTECFEMMADCFDIAEQIQSPVLMLTDLDLGMNEHMTSPFKWNPDRKYNRGKVLNAGQLEEYKDWGRYQDDDGDGIPYRTLPGTHPSKGAYFTRGSSHDEKAAYSEDSPTYVKIMDRLVRKIKTATKMLPLPEYYNCEEKSDIGLIYFGTSKYAAEEAIDELKAAGKNVNAMRLRGFPFIDEVAQFVENHEIVYVVEQNRDAQMRTLLINELEENPKKLRRVLNYDGTPITAHLIIDQIV
- a CDS encoding 2-oxoacid:ferredoxin oxidoreductase subunit beta, translating into MSYIKPKFIHPRSPKNKLGYSRQYYEGSLSTLCAGCGHDSISAAIIDACYELSIEPHKVAKLSGIGCSSKTPAYFLNNSHGFNSVHGRMPSVATGANLANRDLIYLGVSGDGDSASIGFGQFAHAVRRNLNMTYIVMNNGCYGLTKGQDSATADHGSISKGGIPNTFEGIDMCALAIQLGASYVAQSFSGDKSQLVPLIKAALNHKGFSFINVMSPCVTFNNNTGSTKSYDYVREHNEALSSIDFVPVKEEITASYEGEDMVELHDGTFLKLNKLNQSWDPKDKLSIISALQVAHDKNEILTGLLYIDNDSIELNELINTTEKPLNTLTEAELCPGLDILEKINSGLR